From the Ignavibacteriales bacterium genome, one window contains:
- the uvrC gene encoding excinuclease ABC subunit UvrC — protein MAFLFLVMKEDFKSKLETLPNKPGIYQFLNDKGKVIYVGKAKSLKSRVKSYFQNSVLSPKTKALVDKIYDLQMIITDTEIEALVLENNLIKQFTPRYNINLKDDKSFPYIVVTNEPYPRIFPTRNIVKDGSKYFGPYTEVKAMKYSLRMINDIFKIRNCNYYIDQEVIDKKKIKVCLEYHIKKCDGPCEGLISQISYNEMVNEVTKVLSGKFNDLLKDLNEKMQKASSEFNFEEAAQIRDKIEQLKIYSSKQKMVTTDFVERDIITVAYEGKEATCSILNIRDGKIVGKKQLKLGLEGQEEITEVYSAAIKFYYNELVEVPKEIVVEVEPDEMETLTEWLNTISTRSIKFTIPKNSGELKSLVNMCKQNAILQLKEIQLQRMKRDGNLPFVLEALKRDLHLPALPRKIECFDISNLQGTDTVASMVVFENGKPKKSQYRKYIIKNAEGPDDFESMREVITRRYSKLKETNEPLPDLIMVDGGKGQLSSAVGILNSFGYSNYNIIGLAKRLEEVFHPGISEAQSIPKTSSSLKLLQQVRDEAHRFAITFHRSRRDKRTLTTELLEIKGIGNNTAEKLLKIFGSLSIIKKISFEELQKAVGNSKANLLINYFQKVDEATNN, from the coding sequence ATGGCATTTCTATTTTTAGTTATGAAAGAAGATTTTAAATCAAAATTAGAAACGCTACCTAATAAACCAGGTATTTACCAGTTCCTAAATGATAAAGGAAAGGTAATTTATGTTGGCAAGGCTAAAAGTTTGAAAAGCAGGGTAAAATCATATTTCCAAAATTCAGTTCTCTCTCCAAAAACAAAAGCTCTTGTTGATAAGATTTATGATCTTCAAATGATTATTACAGATACTGAAATAGAAGCGCTTGTACTAGAAAATAACCTGATCAAACAATTCACACCTCGTTATAACATTAACTTAAAGGATGATAAATCTTTCCCATATATTGTAGTAACTAACGAACCTTATCCGAGAATTTTTCCTACAAGAAACATAGTTAAGGATGGTTCAAAATATTTCGGTCCTTATACAGAAGTTAAAGCAATGAAATATTCTTTAAGGATGATAAACGATATTTTCAAAATAAGAAACTGCAATTATTATATTGATCAGGAAGTAATTGATAAAAAGAAAATTAAAGTATGTCTTGAGTATCATATAAAAAAATGCGATGGACCTTGCGAAGGATTGATTTCTCAAATATCATATAACGAAATGGTGAATGAAGTTACTAAAGTGTTAAGCGGAAAGTTTAATGACTTACTTAAAGATCTGAATGAGAAAATGCAAAAAGCTTCTTCAGAATTTAATTTTGAAGAAGCAGCGCAAATTCGGGATAAAATTGAGCAGCTTAAAATATATTCATCAAAGCAAAAAATGGTTACAACCGACTTTGTTGAACGTGACATTATCACAGTTGCATATGAAGGAAAAGAGGCTACTTGCTCTATTCTAAATATTCGAGATGGTAAAATAGTTGGTAAAAAACAATTGAAATTAGGTCTTGAAGGACAAGAAGAAATAACTGAGGTATATTCTGCTGCAATTAAATTTTATTATAATGAATTGGTTGAAGTACCAAAAGAAATTGTTGTTGAAGTAGAACCGGATGAAATGGAAACTCTTACAGAATGGTTAAATACAATATCAACGAGAAGTATAAAATTTACAATCCCTAAAAATAGTGGAGAATTGAAATCGCTTGTAAATATGTGCAAGCAAAATGCAATTCTTCAGTTAAAGGAAATTCAATTACAAAGAATGAAACGGGATGGAAATTTGCCATTTGTTTTGGAGGCACTTAAAAGAGATTTACATCTTCCTGCCCTTCCAAGAAAAATTGAATGCTTTGATATTTCTAACTTACAAGGAACAGATACCGTTGCCAGTATGGTGGTTTTTGAAAATGGAAAACCGAAAAAGAGCCAGTACCGAAAATATATTATTAAAAATGCGGAAGGTCCTGATGATTTTGAAAGTATGCGAGAAGTAATTACAAGAAGATACTCAAAATTAAAAGAAACAAATGAACCTCTGCCTGATTTAATTATGGTTGATGGTGGTAAAGGACAACTTTCCAGTGCAGTTGGAATTCTGAACAGTTTTGGTTATTCAAATTATAATATTATTGGTTTAGCAAAACGTCTGGAAGAAGTGTTTCACCCTGGTATATCAGAAGCTCAATCAATTCCCAAGACTTCATCAAGTTTAAAATTACTCCAACAAGTACGAGATGAAGCTCACAGATTTGCAATCACATTCCATCGATCAAGAAGAGATAAACGAACTTTAACTACTGAACTGCTTGAAATAAAAGGGATCGGGAATAACACTGCGGAAAAATTGCTTAAAATATTTGGCAGTTTAAGTATTA